In the Arachis stenosperma cultivar V10309 chromosome 8, arast.V10309.gnm1.PFL2, whole genome shotgun sequence genome, AGCACTCTGTATTAATACATGGTAATTTTGACTGATTTTTATGTTGTTTATGATTTTTGAGAGCATGTTATTGAGTACCTGCACAAGAAACTTAAAACATTTTGAGAGGAAACTATTTGTTTTATTCCTTTGCTTTTTTTAGCACTCTTTCTGAGTCAGAATGTAAGTTCATCTAATCAATAGCTAAAACTGTTCTACCGTTTGACAGAGCATTGGACTTATATTAGCAATATTAGAAAGTCAGCAGAAAGTTGTGGATGCTCTTCTTCCCCCTATTATGAAGCTTGGTTTGACAAGTATATTGATCAATCTCTTGGCCTTTGAGATGAGCAAACTAATGAATGAAAGAATACCTGAAAGGTACATCTATCCATAGCCCTTCATTCTGCAATGACAAAGCCATATGGTTCCTATTATCTTCTTATACTAACTATAAAATAGCAGTGATAGGTGCTTAAAGTACTTTCACTTTTATTCTTCTCTCTTACATATTCAACATTATCCATCCAGCTATATACTGGAAGTGATAGAACATTTTATTATCTTATGTTTCAGGTACACGATTCTTGATTTAATTCTTCGTGCACTCGAAGCACTTTCTGTTATAGATGATCATTCTCAGGAAAtatgttcaagtaaagagcttttccagtTAATTTGTGATCTGATTAAGTTCCCAGATAAAGTGGAGGTATATTTTTTTGACTCAATTAAAACTTTCAGAACATTGCATTTTGCTCAACATACTTTATAACTATTGATGGCTATAACCTGGTATTTGGTAGCCTATATATGTATGCATTTTTAATGGTCAGAATATGAATTTGTAGGTGATCCATGCTAGGGTGTGAGATATTGTTGGAGGAGTATGTTGGTCAGGAATAATCTTTTGTCCACAGAACTCATGTAAATAcctagatttttttttttaattttccaaTACCTCACAAAGTTTTTCAAAtaatcttttcttgtttctgttCCTTGTTTCCTTGATTACATCAGTTCATGGGTTTTCAAATATTAGCatgcttaaaaaaaattaaataacacaATCCATGTTACAAATACAAGCATATGAAAGGATTTGTGGTATTGATGATAAATTAACAATTTTGTTCATACATGTCAGTCTAGATCAGTTGAGCAGAGGACTCAATAATGCAACCTACTTTTTTAAACAAACATCAATGTACCAAATTCACGTCAATGAATTTTGAGATATAGTGTTGTGGAAATCAAATTTTCTCTAAAGTGGTAACACCTGATTTTTTAAGTTAACATAGAATATCATCTAAATTGGCTGTAGCTGATGAAAGCAGAAGCCAATGTACTCTTGTCAGTTATAGCTCCTGCTGCTTTAATATGTGCAATCTATAGATTGCCAAGAAATGGAAATGATTTGGCTAACTTAAAATATATGGTGAATTGTTTATATCTTTTGTAGGTTGGGAACTGCTGCGTTACTGCTGCAATTCTTATTGCAAATATTTTGTCTGAAGTTGCTGATCATGCTTCTGAGATATCACAGGGTAAAACAGGTTTCCCTGTCTCATACTCATACATGAACTTcaaccatttttttttctttcatgatTCTCAGTATTAATTATTAATGGCATTCTACTTTCCAGATTTTGGCCTATTGGCTGGTCTGCTTGACATATTTCCTTTTGCTTCGGATGATTTAGAAGCAAGAAATGCACTATGGAATGTAATTGCTAGAATAATGGTTAGAATTCAGGAAACTGAGATTAGTCCGTCAAGTTTATATCATTACGTTTCAGTTCTTGTGAACAAAACGGATATGATTGAAGACGAGCTTCTTAACCAACAATTGGTCAACTCTAGTCATGAACAGGAAGGCTTGTCTCCTGGCTCAACCGTGGATGCTAGAAACACATCGGTATCCTTCTCTTTTAGCTTGTTGAATTTATTATCTTTGATTAATGCTCCATTTGGATGACAAGAATCGGTATGTAGGAAGTATCACAACTCTAGCATGTTCCATTTAATTCCATTGTATGTGATCATGATTATATAACTTGGAATCCATACTGTTCCTCCTGCACTAACTGGTTAGTATAAGCTAGTAATAGTTTATATTAAGTGATGACTTGTGCAGTTTAAATGTTCGGTTGGAAGGTAGAAGTGAAGGGTAAAACTAGTGAGGGGTAAAATTTTATAGATGAATTTCGTGTATAATTTTAAAGAGTTGATACATGAAATTTACCAAATTTTCTACTCCTTGTACCAAAAAGTGTCTTGGTTGAACCCTATGAAGTATGGACACTTCGCTGAGTTACCGTGTTCGCGTGTCGGATACATTTCGGACATGACACTCATTAGCACTCGTCCGACACGCATGTCTTCGGTGTCCAACCGTGtcttaatagaaaataaaaaattcttttccAGACACATttggacacacctaaataccatcacgtgtGTTCAgccttatttttaatatatattcttgaaatgagtttagaaatagtatatatcattatttattaaaataaaaaaaaatattttaaatattttatataattaaaagagatattaaaaaaagttaaaaaaataatttatattttaatattaataaaatattaaaatattattacaatttatctaaaatatatatatatagtgtttCTATGTCTTATAAGAATTTCttataagaatttaaaatttgtatatCTCCGTGTCCCGTGTCGTGTCTGTACATCATAGGTTGAACCAATACTCTGATCATTTAATTTGCAACCAGTGCCCCTTTTTTGTGCATGCATGTTTTGCCTTCATTAAGTTGTTTCTCTTTAACCTTTGCTATAGCTAAAGAAGATGATCAACATTTTGAATCAATGGACTGATGCTAAGGAGACTACTGAGAATAAGTTGGATGCCGATGATATTGTCGATGAAAAAGATGTGAAGAGATTGTTGGATTGTTATCATAAATTCTACAAgtagaatatttttatttatttatttttcattttactCTTGTAAATTACTGTTGTCCAGAACCCAGACAGTTTTTGAAGAATATACATTTATCTGTGCTATTATACATGACAACGTGAGCAATCTTGAATTCTTGACATTGTCGTCATCTTACATTCTTATCTTCTCATAATGTTGTTTGTTGCCCAGTAGCATGATCATCGTATCTAAATCCTTTGAATAAAACAAGAGTTTTGCTAAGGTGAAGGTGCTTAATATAAAAGTTTTATTGACAACAAAAATGTTTGTAGTTTCTAAAAGCTTTTGTAAGTTCTATTCTGGAACCCgttaattaaataattacttGAATGATACCTGGCAAATTAAGCCCCACCAATATAGAAACTTGAAGCTTAAACGAATATAATACTTGATTGGTCTTATTAGATGAAAACGTAAGTTCAACTAACCTTGAACATATTAAACCACGTTTTACATGAGCCGAATACGGACAACAACAGCAACCACTCTTAACTGGAGTTTTAAACGAAAGTCGAAAGTTCTCTTTTAGGATATGAGAGAGATCCCAGCAGCAATCAAATCATCAGCTAAAACCTTGTTTGCAGACTCCGATGGATGAAAACCATCCCAGAATACATACTCGGATGCATTGGCACATGTTCCTATGGAGTTCTTGTTGCACAATATAGCTGTCTCTACCAACCCTGTTCCACAACAAGCCTTCCTTGCTTCAAAAAAACCTGTCAAATGTACCCAAGATATTCTGAGAATGCATTCAATTGTATGAAAAGCTCACATTATTTGATTATGTGTAAATACCATTTTCGGAAGGTTTAGTAACAAGTTCATAGAGAGGTTGGTAGATATCAAGGATGACCAATTTGAGGCCAGGAAGGTTTCTCAGCAAGCTCTCGGATGTGGAATTTAGCTTCGTGTTGAAGTTAAGAGCATCGGTGTTTAGCCTGGCCACACATACATTGCTATCGGAGCCAAATAAAGTGATGGCGGCCGGCACGCAACCCATTGGAGGCAGTGTTGTCACACCTATCCTCCTTGCTCCAAGTGCATATAAATTCTGCCACAAGTAAGCATGTTTTGAAATTCATAAATAAGAACCAATTAAGTAAACTTGTTTGACATGTTGTAAGGTTGAGATATGAGGAAAACATGCCTGAATGAAATTGGCATAGTGTTGCATGAGAATGTCAGAGAACTGATCAGCAGTGTAAACCTTGTTAAGCAGAGGGTTTATGTAATAATTCTGAATGAAGTCACTGTTGCCAGCACTAACAAGATGTATAGCACCAGATATGATTGATGAAGCATTTGATTGTCCTGCTACTTCCACCAATATATTCTGACATTCTTTGTAGTGTTCCAATTGCTGGCTCAATGGAATTGCATCCTGCATCcaaaggggaaaaaaaaaagactaaatTTGAAAACACACACACAGACACACACACAAACATAATAGGAGACTTATATGGAGTTTATAGGAGCCTATTTGCTTTCTCAagtaaatgttttttttttcatgcttCACATTAATATTAACAGCACAATAATAAAAAGTTGAGTTTGCAGTTAAAGAAACCTTAATGAAGTAAGAAATTCTTGTTCTGTAGAGAATGATAGAACTTCTTGTAGATAAAGTTGAAAATGATAGGTAGAAGTAATAAGTAGAAAACTATAGTTATACAACATAATTATAGAATTACTTATTCTTAAAAACAAGCAAACTTGAAACTACTATTCTTTTTGCatgttttatcttttaaaaacaTCAATAAGCATCATGAACTTTAGAAGtgtttttaaagaaaaattggaagaaaaaaaaaagaggcccTTTATCTTGTGTCAAAGTATTTAAAGATACCCATAATTTGGCTGTGAAGTCATAGTAGCCAGAAGCAGCTGAGGCAAAGTTAGCACCATTCAAGAGGTTATTTCCTTTGACCCTTAAGTTGAGGTAAGGGGGTGGATAAGATGTAAATCCAAGGTTTTCAGCTGCAATAATGAAATGGAACACAAAGATCAAATTCCATGTTGAAAAACAAGGTAATACTATATATTTTGATGTGTTAGATATAAATATGTACCAGTGAAATCTGAGGCAAGTTTTCCATTGCAAAACCTGCCAGTTGACCTGTGATTCTTGAAGTCTCTTCCATAAGGTGGGAAGTTTGCTTTGACAATGGTGTGTAGTTGGTTGTTGTTTCCAACATCAACCACTGAGTCACCAAATATGAACAATGCTGGAACTAGAGGCTGTGCATTAGAGACATTCAACACTACTACTACTAGTGCTAGAACAGGCAATAAGAAAGTCAAGTAATATCTTGAATGATGATTCTCCATGCAATCAATTTTCTCTTCAGCAAtgagctttttcttcttcttttgagaGAGTGAGAGAGAGGGATTGGAGTGTTGGGAACTGATGTTCTGTTGTGCTTTGAAGCTATAGGCTGCAGTTCCAAGAGTCTTATAAATGCTTCAACTTACTGAAATTTTGAGAGTTGcattagttaaaaaataaaaaataaaataaaaaggtaaAATGTTTGTTAAACAtttatattatcttaattttgtgGACATACCGACtgtttcattttattatttttatattgtggTGTGGATTTATAATCAAGCTGGAAATTTAAAATATCACAGTTTAACCGTGTATTTGTTAAAAAACGGAAAAGTTCTGCATTCATGTATTTTTTACATGGTTATTAACCAAGTAATTTCCTCCACACGCGCGTCCCCCATCCCTCACTCGTTTGTCATACACGCGCTACATATAACGTGCTGCAACCTAAAGCTTTATTCAACGTAAACCTTCTGTTGCAACGTAaacctcctcctccttcttcttcttctttgctcACGTTCTTCCTTATTGATCTACATTGCCTTCGTTGTTCTCCTCTAGTCG is a window encoding:
- the LOC130944625 gene encoding uncharacterized protein LOC130944625 isoform X3 → MQSFDISTTVDPSYIISLIRKLLPSGSASQNAPKRSLSISNEEEGAPVSAANDNDHEHLNSSSYKSENMDVDDSGEVFCQQGECDGTSNAGKEQDWEEYGCVLWDLAANTTHAELMVENLILDVLLANLLVCKSPRVTEISIGIIGNLACHEIPMKRIVSTNGLIEIIVDKLFMDDPQCLCEICRLLAVSLQSGESVAWAEALQSEYTLCQILWIAENTLNLQLTEKSIGLILAILESQQKVVDALLPPIMKLGLTSILINLLAFEMSKLMNERIPERYTILDLILRALEALSVIDDHSQEICSSKELFQLICDLIKFPDKVEVGNCCVTAAILIANILSEVADHASEISQDFGLLAGLLDIFPFASDDLEARNALWNVIARIMVRIQETEISPSSLYHYVSVLVNKTDMIEDELLNQQLVNSSHEQEGLSPGSTVDARNTSLKKMINILNQWTDAKETTENKLDADDIVDEKDVKRLLDCYHKFYK
- the LOC130944625 gene encoding uncharacterized protein LOC130944625 isoform X1, which translates into the protein MAVPTDPAIEEEEEHGGPTHHPSAPLDESFDISTTVDPSYIISLIRKLLPSGSASQNAPKRSLSISNEEEGAPVSAANDNDHEHLNSSSYKSENMDVDDSGEVFCQQGECDGTSNAGKEQDWEEYGCVLWDLAANTTHAELMVENLILDVLLANLLVCKSPRVTEISIGIIGNLACHEIPMKRIVSTNGLIEIIVDKLFMDDPQCLCEICRLLAVSLQSGESVAWAEALQSEYTLCQILWIAENTLNLQLTEKSIGLILAILESQQKVVDALLPPIMKLGLTSILINLLAFEMSKLMNERIPERYTILDLILRALEALSVIDDHSQEICSSKELFQLICDLIKFPDKVEVGNCCVTAAILIANILSEVADHASEISQDFGLLAGLLDIFPFASDDLEARNALWNVIARIMVRIQETEISPSSLYHYVSVLVNKTDMIEDELLNQQLVNSSHEQEGLSPGSTVDARNTSLKKMINILNQWTDAKETTENKLDADDIVDEKDVKRLLDCYHKFYK
- the LOC130944627 gene encoding GDSL esterase/lipase At5g22810 → MENHHSRYYLTFLLPVLALVVVVLNVSNAQPLVPALFIFGDSVVDVGNNNQLHTIVKANFPPYGRDFKNHRSTGRFCNGKLASDFTAENLGFTSYPPPYLNLRVKGNNLLNGANFASAASGYYDFTAKLWDAIPLSQQLEHYKECQNILVEVAGQSNASSIISGAIHLVSAGNSDFIQNYYINPLLNKVYTADQFSDILMQHYANFIQNLYALGARRIGVTTLPPMGCVPAAITLFGSDSNVCVARLNTDALNFNTKLNSTSESLLRNLPGLKLVILDIYQPLYELVTKPSENGFFEARKACCGTGLVETAILCNKNSIGTCANASEYVFWDGFHPSESANKVLADDLIAAGISLIS